In the genome of Phycodurus eques isolate BA_2022a chromosome 11, UOR_Pequ_1.1, whole genome shotgun sequence, the window TCCTTTATTCAGTTTGGCTTGCTAGAGCTGGCCTTTGATCACGTGTATAATCGATTGTGCAAATATGCACCAGCTGCATGCTTGTGTAAACGGCAAAAGGAGGGAGCAGAGCAGGATGAGCTGGAGTCAAGAGAGGTCCAACAGCTATTGGATAACGCCGCTCCTCCCATGCTTGTATATATTGTGAGTGCTGCAAGAGAAAAGCCACCATTTCCTATCACAGGCAATTGGCGCAAACTCTCCAACAATCCTTATTCTgttgaaaattgaaaataaaattttctagGACCCTTAGAATTGCCATTACTTTTCACCCTACGGTGCCCCTGCCAGCACATGTCGTGGCCGAATATGCCAGCCAATACTTCAGTCCATAGGGTGAATTTTAGGACTACACTATTTTATAATTCCGTTAGTTACTATTTTAGGAAGGTCCAACAAGTCCTCAATCGCACTCAAGTCAGATGGAGTGAGTGCCACAGACAACCAACCACATGGGGCCGTGAGCATCGGACTGAATTTCCTAACGGACCTCATACGCAGGCAAAGCTAGGATTGGTCCGAGACTGCATGACATCACGACGGGAAGCAGTTTTGGCCACAAAACAAGTGGTCTCTTCCGGACGGACACTGTTCTGAGCCACGTGCGGGAGACCCCAGCGCTGAACTTTCtccaaccttattgtttgactttgtattttcgaataaataaataaactttccaTTCGGCCTAATCATTGAAGTTTTACCGCGACAAGAATACAAGAACCGAGGCCGTTACTTTTCCTTGTTCTCTTGTCCTAACCGCTAACAGTACTTCCTGTCATCATCAGGCATCAGTCGTCCATTTACCGCACATTACCCGTGCAACAATGCTATGCCTTTTTATTGTAATATCTACCGATCTACCGTCTTACCTAATTCACGCAAACActattgtgaaaaaaagaaaccaaagaAACCAACACCTGTGACAGCCAATAAtataaaactgaaaatgtaaaggacatacagtgggtacagaaagtattcagacgcccttaaaattttcacagccataagtatccagaccctttgctcagtatttagtcgaagcacccttttgagctcatacagACACGAGTCTTTTTAGGaacgatgcaacaagtttttcacacctggatttggggatcctctgccattcctccttgcagatcctctccagttctgtcaggttggatggtgaatgttggtggacagccattttcaggtctctgcggagatgctcaattgggtttaagtcagggctctggctgggccattcaagaagagtcatggagttgttctgaagccgctcctttgttattttggcTGTGTActcagggtcattgtcttgttggaaggtgaaccttcacccagactgaggtcctgagcactctggagaaggttttcatccaggatatcactGTACATGGCCGTATTCGTCtttttgcaaccagtcgtcctgtccctgcagctgaaaaacacccccacagcatgatgcttccaCCACTGTATTGGACACGTGATGAGCagttctccacacataccgcttagatttaaggccaaaaagttctatcttcgtctcatcagaccagagaatcttactTCTCACTatcaaactccatgcaggctttcatgtatgtgtcttgcactgaggagaggcttccgtcgggccactctgccataaagccccgactggtggaggactacagtgatggttgactttctagaactttctcccatctcccgactgcatctctggagctcagccacagtgatctttgggttcttctttacctctcttaccaaggctcttctccccgattgctcagtttaaCCGGACGGAATGAATACAGTATGCCACTCTCACTCTCTTGAGAATGTTCCATGCTGTGCATTTGACTGGTGGCTAAATTTGGTACAGGATGTATGGTCATAATGTATGATGCCTGAAAAATATGTCAGCATATATTTGCTTGCATTGCTACTGTACCAATGAAAGGTTACAACCAATAGCCTCTTTCATTCacacactgaaaataaatgtgtaaaatgcaAAAAGCCTTCATTTAATTCCAGCCTCGTCACAAACAGTAGTATTATTCCAACCTGTGTCATTTAACATGGACATAGAACAAATCCCTAAAGCATCCCTGCTGCGCAGTTGCGAGAACTTTATAGTTTTTACCAATGGAACGGTGGGTTTGTATTCACTGTTGTGTGTCCATCTGTGTTTTCATTGCTCCAGCCATTATCCATGTCGCTGTGGTCACATCCTTGGGAACCACAGCAAACACAGGTTTCCTCCATTTGTCCCGCTCCATCATCACCCGCGTCTTCTCTCAGTAAAAAACCATGTTGATCCCACAGTTCGTGGCCATCAAACACTTCAATCCCAGAGTCCCCTGTGAAGTGGCGGTACCTGCCCTGCATTGAATCCTTGTTGCTGTTGGCGCTTTGACCGTGGGGCTGCAGGATGTCTGGTGTGGCTGTGCAAACTGCATCACTCGGGATCGATATCGCTGCATTGTGGCAAGATTCATCAAGTGTGTCTGTGGGTGAAGGTGTTGCCACGACAGGTGTGTAAGGAGGAGGGGGAGTAGCTGGACAGTCGACGACTTCGTCATAGGCCGGCAGCAGGTAGGACGGTAAGATTcctgaaaaaatgaaaataaataattattcacAGCCATCAAATAAAACAGCGCCTTTTACGGTATTTTTGAGCCAGCGTAGAAAAATGTGCTTTACAAAGTCCAACTTGTCTGTCTTGGCTTTTACTAATGACAatttggcgttttttttttttttttttgacactttcATTTATACTCTTCCAATTTTACAAAACGCAAACAACTAGTATCACTAATTTATAAATCTTATATAACCCAGATACATGGCAAGGCATGGGCCAGTATTAGATCTGATGGTATGACCTTCAGCAAAAATATTAGTTTTACAGTATTGCGGAATCGCAAGTTcagctttaaaatgtattttaaaatgcttgGCTAATTaacaaatacaacttttttctattgaacaaaatcaattttatatttaaaacaacaacaaaaaatttcaATTAGTGAACATGTATCATGTGaagccaaaataaaatattaaaaaaataactgaatcgttataaataaaatcaaagtaaATTGTACCTTAATTGGGCAAATGCCTGAAGCTTTATAATAAAGACTTCAGTCAATTTTGAATATATGCAGTAAATGAGTATAAATTTACATCGCAACAATAATCACAACATAAATGgtatatttttgtctgttttaaaaaaaataattattgagTGCTGTAACCTAAAAGGGGAAGTAAACCcacaaagttattttattttatttttttgcaagaatgtTGCATGTGCCACCACTTAACAGAACACGGGCTTTCGCTCGGTGTTCCCATTTTAGGCAATACTACCCCCTGCTGGCGACCGAAAGGAAtggcgtatatatatatatatatatatatatatatatatatatattattttttaatatttttttttttactcctcccCCATCAAGACAAAGCAAGAAACTATGCTGATTAGTTAAGGGCTTGTACCATCAAGCGTTATAAGCCCTACTATAGTTCTGTGACAGAAGTCAAGTGAAATAGATATTTCGGAACACATTATACATGTTGGAAAATAAATTGTGGAAAACATACAAAGACAGAACTATCGAATCGTGTATTGTGGggataaacaaaaccaaataaacaacaattaagcatgagagggagtgatgttgtACTCACCAACCTTTTCGAAACGGAGAGCTCAAATTCTGTACGGTTTATatcatacactcagtaccaacatatagaatttaaggatagaagtccagctctcataaatgacaataaaatgcatgttagtagtagtaaaaaaaaaacaaaaaaaaaacaaagggtgGGGGGATATTCAACAAAATATCTAGAGATTAAtagattctaaaaagatttgatagtgacgGCCTTAATGTCATGTAACATGTTATCCATACTATGGctgcaaataatgattatttccGTAATGGGTTAAACTGCCCCCCCCACCAAATTGATTTCTCAACAGCTACTGGTTTGATccgtaaaatgtcagaaaacaagcaaaaacattgataattgttttcccaAGTAGAAGCTACAGAGCCCTTAAGGTGacattaaagagaaaaaaacttggctataaacaacaataaaataaacattgcgTACTGAGGCAACCATTGCGTTCATCTTGCCT includes:
- the wbp1la gene encoding WW domain binding protein 1-like a, with protein sequence MGLFEYTVGQEGLATEVTVAKEKLVCMGLDNQSYTCESGHCCGETHCCSYYYELWWFWLVWTLIGILTCCCMCQHWRAKQRFQQQRRQNEINLIAYREAHNNSQLPLYLRILPSYLLPAYDEVVDCPATPPPPYTPVVATPSPTDTLDESCHNAAISIPSDAVCTATPDILQPHGQSANSNKDSMQGRYRHFTGDSGIEVFDGHELWDQHGFLLREDAGDDGAGQMEETCVCCGSQGCDHSDMDNGWSNENTDGHTTVNTNPPFHW